The Deltaproteobacteria bacterium sequence CAAGGGGCGGATTCATCCTCACACAGGAAAGATACGCCCGCATAGTGGACAGCCAGATCTTCCCAGGCATCCAGGGCGGCCCCCTCATGAACGTCATCGCGGCCAAGGCCGTCGCCTTCAAAGAGGCCCTGACTCCGGAGTTCAAGACATACCAGCAACGTATTGTAGCAAACACAGCAGCCCTCGCCCGAACCTTGCTCGCACACGGTTTCCGTCTCGTCTCCGGCGGCACGGACAACCATCTAATCCTCGTGGATCTCACGGATAAGGGCCTCACCGGGGCAGAGGCCGAGGCCATACTTGAGCGAGCGGGGATCACCGTCAACAAGAACGCAATCCCATATGACACACAGCCTCCCAGGGTGACGAGCGGCATTCGGATCGGGACGCCTGCTGTCACTACCCGTGGTCTGGACGAAAAGGACATGGAAGAGGTGGGTGGCTACATCTCCGAACTTCTCCTCAACCCCGGGGACGATAAAAAGGTCCGGTCCGTCCGCTTGAAGATCACGGAGATGTGTGAACGCCATCCCCTTTACGCAGGCATGATCGCCCGCATAAAAGACAGGAAAGGCCGCTGAATCGGGTTCAGCCAGGCCCTTTTCCAATCCGTAAGCCAACGACCAGGGCAAGGGTAACCTATTCTACCCCTGAGAGCGGAGCTTCGACCACCTGCGCTGAAAGAGGGCCTTCTTCACAGGCCCGAGGCGATCCACAAAACAGATACCCCTAAGGTGGTCGAGTTCGTGCTGAACACATTTTGCCAGGAGCCCTTCGCACTCGAGGCTGACCTCCCGCCCTTCCCTGTCGTATGCCGAGACATGAACCCGGGCAGCCCGTTTCACCTCAGCCGTGTAGTCAGGGATGCTCAGACACCCTTCGGGCTCCACCACCTCTCCTTCCGAGGCATCGATAACGGGGTTTACGAGGACCATAGGCATGGGACGATCCCTTTCGGCAGAAACATCCATGACCACAAGCTCCAGGAGTTCCCCTATCTGGTTGGCCGCAAGCCCCACCCCTTTGGCCTCGTACATGATCTCAAACATCTCGTCGATGAGTCTCTGAAAGGCCCCGTCGATCCTCTCCACGGGTCGGGCCTGGCTACGAAGTATCTCATGGGGATAGATGAGTATGTTTCTCTTTTGAGATGATGGCATTATCTGATCGTCATGAAAAAATCATCGGGCAGGCATTCCCAATTTTCCTATACCTCTTTAAATAAGTTATCTCGGTCAGCATGTGAAGTGCATAATTTACACCCGAATCCGTGGGCTGCGACAGCCGCCCGGGTATTTGTTCCGTGCGCCTGCCTGACGGCAGACAGGGCAAATAGCCCCTGTCTATGGGGGGATTTGCCGACGGCGCTCGTCCAGGCAAGCATGGTGGACACAGAGGACCACCCCTACGATCCCTTCTTGGGCCTTGCCCTTGAACAAAATTCCTCATTTTTCGAGGCGTTCAATAGATAATCGGCCACCTCGCCTGCTGCGGACAGGGCATCCTCCATACGGGAGACAAGGGGAATCGGACCGAACACCCGAACCTTTCCCATTTCCTCGATGGTCCTCGCATTGTCTCTGACGATCTCCGGATCGTCTTCCTTTGCCGGTGCGTTCATGACGACGCAAGCAATGGGGATTCTGCGCGTACGTATCGCCTCGAGAGATAGCAAGGTGTGATTAAGGGTCCCGAGGCCGCTGCGAGTGACAAGAACGACGGGCAAAGCGAGTTCCGCCACGAGGTCAGCAAGGAGGAGGGATCGGGTTAAAGGCACAAGGATGCCTCCTACTCCTTCGATGAGGAGGACGTCACAGCCGATCGCAAGCCGCGCCGTGGCCGCGCGGATTCGGTTAGGGTCCACGAAAATGCCCTCCATCTCCGAGGCGATATGGGGGGAAGCAGGCATACGAAAACAGTAAGGGGACTCATCCGAGCCGGCAATGGGGACATCATCCGCCCCCAAGAGCCGGGTGACAAAGGCCAGATCCTCTGAGACGGAATCGGCCCCGGTGCTAACCCACTTCTGGACAGAGACGCGGAGACCGAGACTGGAAAAGACCACGGCCAGGAGCCCGCAGATAAAGGTCTTTCCCACGCCTGTATCCGTACCTGAAACGAAAAAGACCTTGCCAAGGCCCCCCATGTCCGTAGTTCCCTTGTGAAAGCAGGCTTATTATGGAAATATGACTTTTGCGGTTCTAAAAACCGAACCACGGCTTCAGCTGCATGAGACCGATGCGCCTGGTTTTACAAGTCATGCATACCGTGCCTTTTTAACGGCATCATAGCGCGGTTAGTCTCCATAAGAAAGGAAAGGAGTTTCCCATGGGTCAGACCATCAGGCGGCTTCTCGTCGCCAACCGGGGAGTGCCGGCTGTGCGCATAATGCACACCTGCCGTGACCGTAAGATCCCCACCACGGCGGTTTACAGCACACCCGACCGCCTCGCCTGCCACGTATTCATGGCCGATTCCGCGGTCTCGATAGGAGAGGCCCCTCCGAGCGAATCCTATCTGAATGGCGAAAAGATGATTGAGGCCGCCCTCTCTACGGGTTCGAACGCCATCCATCCCGGATGGGGCTTTCTCGCGGAGAACAGCACCTTCGCCCAGATGGTCCAGGACGCGGGCCTTATCTGGATCGGCCCCCCTCCTTCGGTCATCAAGGCCATGGGGGACAAGATCGAGGCCAAAAAACTCGCCATCAGGGCAAACGTGCCGACCATCCCGGGAATAAGCGGGGTCACTGAGGACAAGCAGATCCTCAAGTGGATGGAGGATGACCACATTGCGTTTCCCATCATGATAAAGGCCGCGGCAGGAGGCGGCGGAAAGGGCATGGTGAAGGTGGAGTCCCGGGAGGAGATACCACAGGCCCTTGCACAGGCGCGCTCCGAGGCTAAGAAGTCTTTCGGAGACGAGACCCTGCTCTGTGAAAAATACATCGAGAGGGGCCGTCACATAGAGGTCCAGGTGGTGGCCGACGAGCACGGAAACGTCATCCACCTCTTTGAGCGTGAGTGCACGCTCCAGCGACGTAACCAGAAGATCATCGAGGAGGCCCCCTCCCCCTCGCTCAATGAAGACCTCCGTAACGAGATCTGCTTCACTGCCGTCCGTCTCATGCGGGAGATCGGATACACAACCGCAGGCACCGTGGAGTTCATATTCGATTCCGCAACGAGGAAATTCTACTTCCTCGAGGTGAACACCCGACTCCAGGTGGAGCACGGCGTAACCGAGCTCATCACGGGTCACGACATCGTGGGGCTCATGCTCGATGCGGCCGAGGGGAAACCATTTCCGTTCCGCCAGGCCGACATACATCCGAACCGCTGGGCCCTCGAGGTCCGCGTGAACGCCGAGGACCCACGCACCTTCAACCCGTCATTCGGGACTATTACCCGCCTGCAGGTACCGCAAGGCCCAGGCGTGCGCATCTCACAGGGTGTCTACGAGGGCGCCCCCATCCCCCCCTACTACGACTCCCTCATCATGCTCATCATGACCGCCGGCCCGGACCGTGACAACGCCATCAGGGTCATGGACCGGACCCTCAGTCGCAACCTCCGCATCGAGGGCGTCAAGACCCTGACACCGCTCCTCCTCAGCATCATCCGCCATGAGGATTTTCGTAAAGGGGAGTTCTCCACGCGGTTCATCGAGGAACACATGGACGAACTCGTCTCCCGGTTTCGTGAAAGGGACAGTGAGGACGAGGTCCTCAAGATCGCCAAATACGTGGCCCGCATCTCCGCCCTCGGGCCTCAGGAGTGGATGTGACATGGAAAACACGATTCAGCACCTGGTAAGCCCTGGAATGAGCCCCAGGGAGATCGTCAAAAGGATCCGTGACCTGGACGGGGTCGCCTTCACGTCCACGGGCATGAGGGACGCAGGCCAGTCCGACTACAAAAACCGCCTCCGCATCTTCGATCTGGTCACCCTCGCCCCGTTCTACGAACGGATGGGACTCTTCAGCGCCGAGTGTCACGGCGGGGCCAGGTGGCACGTAGGCGTCATGAACCGCAAGGAAAGCCCGTTCGAGGAGATCAGGCTGCTTCGGGAACGGATGCCGAGCGTGCTTCTCCAGACGCTGGTCCGCGAAACGAACCTGTTCGGCTACCGCCCATACCCCAAAAACGTGATCGAGTACGTGGTGTCCAACGTGGACATCGACGTCTGGCGGTGCTTCTCTTTTCTGAACGACATACGGAACATGAGGACCGTGGCAGAGGTGGTTATGAAGCGCGGCCGCCTCTTCCAGCCTGCCATCTCCTTCACCCAGGCCGACTGGACGACCAATGACTACTACCTCGGGGTGGTCCGAGAGATCGTGGATCTCTGTGGGGGTGTGGACGAGATCATCCTCTGTATAAAGGACATGGCCGGCGTGGGAAGCCCGGAACGGATCCGGAGCCTCGTCTCCGCCATCAAGGACGCCTATCCGGACCTCCTCATCCAGTACCACCGGCACGCTACCGATGGTCTGGCCCTTCCGGCCCTTCTTGCCTCGGCCCAGGCCGGTGCCAAGATCCTGGACCTCGAGGAGGACTCTCTCACCCGGTTCTATGGCCAGGCACCCATCCTCTCGGCCCACTCCTACTTAGAGGAATCGGGCATCAAGGTCCACCTCAATAGAGCCGAGGCGGAAAAGGCGGTCCAGAAGGTGCGAGAGTGGATCAGCAACTACGAGTGGTGCGAATCCCCGTTCAAGGGCTTCGACCACACAGTCACCCTGCACAAGATGCCTGGCGGAGCCTTTCCGAGCTCCTTCGAGCAGGCCCAGAAGGGCGGCTTTCTCCACCGGATGCCGGCAATCCTCCGTGTGATGTCGCTCTACAACAAGATCGTGAAATACTTCGACGTGACCCCTGGCTCCCAGATCACTTGGGTCACCTGCAGCGGGATCGTCAACAAGTACGCCAAGGAAAAGGGCGAGTCAGGGACAAAACACATCCTGGACCTCCTCACCAAGTTTGTGGAGGAAAAGGGGCAGGATCTGGCGGCCATGGAACCGGCGGAGCAGGAAGAACTCCTCGCACTCTTCAGAAACGCCCCTGGGGACTTCAAGAACCTCCTTCTCGGCAGATACGGCAAACTCCCCATGGGTTGGCCGGCCGATTGGGTCTACAGGAGCACATTCGGTGACGCATGGCAGGAAAAGATGGCCGAGCGAAAGGAGCTCTCCCCCCTCGACACCCTTCAGGATGACGACCTTAATCGAATCAGAAAGGACCTCGAGGATCACATCGGTCGATGCGCCAGCGACGAGGAATTCATCCTCTACCTCATGCATCCGAAGGACGCCCTCAGCATGATCGAGTTCCGCGAGGAGTTCGGCGAGGCCCCCTTGGTCCTTCCCACGAACGTCTGGCGGGAAGGTCTAAAAAGGCCCGGGGACAAGGTGGAGTTCGAACTCTGGGGAAAGCCCTACTGCATCGAGCTCGTCTCTGTTGGGGCTGAACACGAGGGCGAAATCCACGTGGTCATGCGTGTAAACAACAAGACAAGGGTCTATACCATCGCCACCCCACGGGCGAAAAAGGTCGAGGTCCGCCTTGCCAAGGGCCCACATCAGATCGGGGCACCCATCAGCGGAAACGTCTGGCGGATCGGCAACCCGGTCCGCGGCACGCTTAAACCCGGCGATATCGTCCACAAGGGCGAAGAAATAGCAAACCTCGAGGCCATGAAGATGGAAAACGCCATCACGGCCCCGTTCGATGCCCAGATCGTTGAGATCGCCGTCAAGCTGAACGCAACGGTCCAGGAAAAACAGCTCCTCTTCGACCTGAAACCCCTTTCATGACCGAACTGGGGTACGGCACTCCGTGCCCCGCTCCCAATCCCGCCTGGGATGCCGGGGCGGAAAGATCCTCCAGCGACATCGTCATCCTCGTCCACGGTCTCTGGATGACCGGGCTGGAGATGACTCTACTTGCCCGGAGGCTCCGAGCTGACGGATATTGTCCGGTGAAGTTCCGCTATTCGAGTCTGCGCCTTGGACTTTACGAGGCGGCCAAGGGCCTGGCATCCTTTGCTTTGCGATTCCCGCATTCAGGCATGCTCCATTTCGTGGGCCACAGCTTAGGTGGCCTGGTCATCCTGAAATTGTTCGAGGGCCACGAATCCGCCTTGCTTCCGCCCGGACGCATCGTCCTTCTCGGCACCCCTTGCACCGGTTGTCTCGCAGCCAAAAGGCTGGCCACCATTCCCTTTGGGTCACGGATCCTCGGACCCGGCATCATGGAACTTCTCTCAGGAAAGGGACCGGTCTGGAAGGGAACGCGGGAGCTGGGGATCGTGGCAGGACGGATGCATGTAGGCCTGGGAAGGCTCCTTGGAATCGGGGGAAGGCCCGGTGACGGTACGGTCCTCGTGGAGGAAACCGAACTTTCCGGCGCCACCGACCGGATCACTGTCCCAGCCACACATACGGGCCTCGTCCTTTCCCATCGGGCCGCCCGGGAAATCTCTTCATTTCTGAGGCACGGGCGTTTCGGCAACGCCTGACCTTATTTATATCTCACCACAGAGGGCACAGAGGACAAAAATCTCTCACAGAACCCCCACTGACCTTGGCGGTGCCTCGGCTGAAGACGCAAAAACTGTTGACACGCCTCCCTGCTGGAGACTATATGTGTGGCTTATCCGTTTCAAGGAAAGGGGGGATATCATTGGCCATAGACGTCGAAGTTTACGACGACAACCTTGAGAAAGCCATCAAGGTCCTCAAGAAAAAGATGCAGCTCGCCGGGATCCAGAAAGAGCTCAAGACCCGCCGTTTTTTCGAAAAGCCGAGCGAAAAGCGGCGTAGAAAGATGCAGGAAGCCGAGCGACGTCGCCGCAAGGCAAAAAAAAGGATGAAGAACGTTTGACAAATCCCGTGGGAGGCGCAGCCTGTTCTGGCGCCTCCCCTCCCCCTTTTCAACCAATTCCTCCGCAAATTTAGAAAAATCCACCCATTCGGCATCCATCTGGGCCGTTTCGCATCCGTCATCACGTATCCTGGAGCGAGCACCCTTCCATCAGCCGGGAGACGAATACCCTGTCCCGTCCGGCAAGATCCTGAATGACACGCAGACTGTCATAGACTCCCTCGTCACGCGCGGCCTGTCTCGTCATCTCTGCCTGATCCCATCCGATTTCCATGCACAGGAAGCCGCCTGGACACAACACGGCCGGGGCCTGACGGAGAAGTGTCCGAATAGCGTCCATGCCATCCCTGCCTCCGTAAAGCGCGCATGATGGCTCGTATTCCCCGACACCCGGCTCCAGTGCAAAACCCGCCGTCCCTTCAGCCACGTAAGGAGGGTTGGAGGCAATACAATGGAACCCGCCACACCCATTGGGGCCTCTGCGGATGGATGAAAGCCAATCAGACTGAACAAAGTGGATCCTCTCTCCAACCCCGTGGATCTGGGCGTTCTCACGTGCTATCCTTAGGGCTGCAATAGAGCGGTCCAGGGCCAGGATGTGGGCATTCGGCAGCTCGACTGCAAGGACAACGGCAATGACTCCGCTTCCGGTCCCTGCATCGAGAATCCTCGGGGATCGCCAGCCCTCTGCCCGGCACAAACGCAGTACCTCCTCGACGAGTATCTCTGTCTCGGGCCGTGGAACGAGGGTATCCCGAGTGATACGAAACGTAAGGGACCAAAATTCCCGTTCGCCAAGGATAAGGGCCACAGATTCCCGTCGCGCGCGCCTGTAAACCATCTCCCGAAAGGCCGACTGGGCATCGTCGCCGAGGACTATGTCCCGTGA is a genomic window containing:
- the rpsU gene encoding 30S ribosomal protein S21; translation: MDVEVYDDNLEKAIKVLKKKMQLAGIQKELKTRRFFEKPSEKRRRKMQEAERRRRKAKKRMKNV
- the def gene encoding peptide deformylase; this translates as MPSSQKRNILIYPHEILRSQARPVERIDGAFQRLIDEMFEIMYEAKGVGLAANQIGELLELVVMDVSAERDRPMPMVLVNPVIDASEGEVVEPEGCLSIPDYTAEVKRAARVHVSAYDREGREVSLECEGLLAKCVQHELDHLRGICFVDRLGPVKKALFQRRWSKLRSQG
- the prmC gene encoding peptide chain release factor N(5)-glutamine methyltransferase, encoding MTLCEVLSWASRYLAEAGLETPRLDAEVLLASLLGRDRAWIHAHSRDIVLGDDAQSAFREMVYRRARRESVALILGEREFWSLTFRITRDTLVPRPETEILVEEVLRLCRAEGWRSPRILDAGTGSGVIAVVLAVELPNAHILALDRSIAALRIARENAQIHGVGERIHFVQSDWLSSIRRGPNGCGGFHCIASNPPYVAEGTAGFALEPGVGEYEPSCALYGGRDGMDAIRTLLRQAPAVLCPGGFLCMEIGWDQAEMTRQAARDEGVYDSLRVIQDLAGRDRVFVSRLMEGCSLQDT
- a CDS encoding alpha/beta hydrolase, producing the protein MTELGYGTPCPAPNPAWDAGAERSSSDIVILVHGLWMTGLEMTLLARRLRADGYCPVKFRYSSLRLGLYEAAKGLASFALRFPHSGMLHFVGHSLGGLVILKLFEGHESALLPPGRIVLLGTPCTGCLAAKRLATIPFGSRILGPGIMELLSGKGPVWKGTRELGIVAGRMHVGLGRLLGIGGRPGDGTVLVEETELSGATDRITVPATHTGLVLSHRAAREISSFLRHGRFGNA
- the bioD gene encoding dethiobiotin synthase, with translation MGGLGKVFFVSGTDTGVGKTFICGLLAVVFSSLGLRVSVQKWVSTGADSVSEDLAFVTRLLGADDVPIAGSDESPYCFRMPASPHIASEMEGIFVDPNRIRAATARLAIGCDVLLIEGVGGILVPLTRSLLLADLVAELALPVVLVTRSGLGTLNHTLLSLEAIRTRRIPIACVVMNAPAKEDDPEIVRDNARTIEEMGKVRVFGPIPLVSRMEDALSAAGEVADYLLNASKNEEFCSRARPKKGS
- a CDS encoding biotin attachment protein, giving the protein MENTIQHLVSPGMSPREIVKRIRDLDGVAFTSTGMRDAGQSDYKNRLRIFDLVTLAPFYERMGLFSAECHGGARWHVGVMNRKESPFEEIRLLRERMPSVLLQTLVRETNLFGYRPYPKNVIEYVVSNVDIDVWRCFSFLNDIRNMRTVAEVVMKRGRLFQPAISFTQADWTTNDYYLGVVREIVDLCGGVDEIILCIKDMAGVGSPERIRSLVSAIKDAYPDLLIQYHRHATDGLALPALLASAQAGAKILDLEEDSLTRFYGQAPILSAHSYLEESGIKVHLNRAEAEKAVQKVREWISNYEWCESPFKGFDHTVTLHKMPGGAFPSSFEQAQKGGFLHRMPAILRVMSLYNKIVKYFDVTPGSQITWVTCSGIVNKYAKEKGESGTKHILDLLTKFVEEKGQDLAAMEPAEQEELLALFRNAPGDFKNLLLGRYGKLPMGWPADWVYRSTFGDAWQEKMAERKELSPLDTLQDDDLNRIRKDLEDHIGRCASDEEFILYLMHPKDALSMIEFREEFGEAPLVLPTNVWREGLKRPGDKVEFELWGKPYCIELVSVGAEHEGEIHVVMRVNNKTRVYTIATPRAKKVEVRLAKGPHQIGAPISGNVWRIGNPVRGTLKPGDIVHKGEEIANLEAMKMENAITAPFDAQIVEIAVKLNATVQEKQLLFDLKPLS
- a CDS encoding ATP-grasp domain-containing protein; translation: MGQTIRRLLVANRGVPAVRIMHTCRDRKIPTTAVYSTPDRLACHVFMADSAVSIGEAPPSESYLNGEKMIEAALSTGSNAIHPGWGFLAENSTFAQMVQDAGLIWIGPPPSVIKAMGDKIEAKKLAIRANVPTIPGISGVTEDKQILKWMEDDHIAFPIMIKAAAGGGGKGMVKVESREEIPQALAQARSEAKKSFGDETLLCEKYIERGRHIEVQVVADEHGNVIHLFERECTLQRRNQKIIEEAPSPSLNEDLRNEICFTAVRLMREIGYTTAGTVEFIFDSATRKFYFLEVNTRLQVEHGVTELITGHDIVGLMLDAAEGKPFPFRQADIHPNRWALEVRVNAEDPRTFNPSFGTITRLQVPQGPGVRISQGVYEGAPIPPYYDSLIMLIMTAGPDRDNAIRVMDRTLSRNLRIEGVKTLTPLLLSIIRHEDFRKGEFSTRFIEEHMDELVSRFRERDSEDEVLKIAKYVARISALGPQEWM